Proteins encoded by one window of Dendropsophus ebraccatus isolate aDenEbr1 chromosome 4, aDenEbr1.pat, whole genome shotgun sequence:
- the RPAP2 gene encoding putative RNA polymerase II subunit B1 CTD phosphatase RPAP2 isoform X2, whose amino-acid sequence MVSMAEKRGAGRSRKSPRKSAGTVHFSDDINSEDAAKRRAALENAVRKKIETERRALQIVERLLEERISEEFLMDCARFISPSYYKDIVEERSIVMMCGYPICNKKLENVPKQKYKISTKTNKVYDITERKCFCSNFCYRASKYYEAQIPKTPVWSRDEESPPHIKLLKEGRSSGEEVLLTERPIKMSEVEKPKRATERGDANSASSEEEEGEPEQAFVSSLIPEQSHKEAESAGDGGDVTQRETPDMADTERKVEDATERLRGCSLNDNDESSDPQRVRDVRAGSEVAPEVTRRALSKSGAEHLRKLLSRSRNREASGPADVPPVVVKRSMLEILTQTLRDWRSEDTLRYLYGADYVVERNEPPRAQEPDLDEDDLVPDVDDIEENSDAATLNESLPYESNNRESQPLLNYSKLQEETQMLEIRVREFFRGRYVLPEEAERERDEHEGGKDATWWAPPLPLVDSFSQQQVRRRIVLEKLKKVLPAILIPLKITYSDVSKELHDLVKTFRFTNTNITHTFPEWSIIAIVLLSVLLPTMPLHKDSEQNPLYTQFVSKLLEELHFQKEDLECLKRDFASHTLSLSS is encoded by the exons ATGGTCAGCATGGCGGAGAAGAGGGGCGCAGGGAGATCACGCAAGTCCCCTAGAAAGAGCGCAG GTACAGTGCATTTCAGTGACGACATTAACAGTGAAGATGCCGCCAAGAG GAGAGCAGCTCTGGAAAACGCTGTTAGGAAGAAGATTGAGACggagaggagggcgctgcagATCGTGGAGCGGCTCCTGGAGGAGAGGATCAGCGAGGAGTTCCTGATGGACTGT GCCCGATTCATCTCTCCATCGTACTATAAGGACATAGTGGAGGAGCGATCCATCGTAATGATGTGCGGATATCCCATCTGTAACAAGAAGCTGGAAAAC GTACCAAAACAGAAGTATAAGATTTCTACCAAGACTAACAAGGTTTACGACATCACGGAGAGAAAG tgtTTCTGCAGCAATTTCTGTTATCGAGCATCGAAGTATTATGAAGCGCAAATCCCTAAGACGCCGGTGTGGAGCAGAGATGAAGAAAG TCCGCCCCACATCAAGCTTCTCAAGGAAGGAAGAAG TTCCGGAGAGGAAGTCCTATTAACCGAGCGGCCCATAAAAATGTCAGAGGTCGAGAAACCAAAACGGGCGACGGAAAGAGGCGACGCCAACTCTGCAagcagcgaggaggaggagggtgagccGGAGCAGGCCTTTGTGTCCTCTCTTATCCCGGAGCAGAGCCATAAAGAGGCAGAATCGGCAGGGGACGGCGGGGACGTTACCCAGAGGGAGACGCCAGACATGGCCGACACAGAGCGGAAGGTGGAGGACGCAACAGAGAGACTGAGAGGTTGTAGTTTAAATGACAATGACGAGTCATCTGACCCACAAAGAGTTCGGGATGTCCGGGCGGGGTCAGAGGTCGCCCCAGAGGTGACTCGCAGAGCGCTGAGCAAAAGTGGTGCCGAGCATCTCCGGAAACTGCTGAGCCGATCCAGGAACCGTGAGGCGAGCGGCCCGGCGGACGTCCCTCCTGTAGTAGTGAAGAGGAGTATGCTGGAGATCCTGACCCAGACCCTGAGGGACTGGAGGAGCGAGGACACCCTGAGGTATCTCTATGGTGCCGATTATGTGGTGGAGCGGAATGAGCCGCCCCGCGCCCAGGAGCCGGACCTGGATGAGGATGATCTCGTCCCGGACGTTGATGACATTGAGGAGAATTCGGATGCCGCCACCTTGAATGAGTCTTTACCTTATGAGAGTAATAACCGGGAGTCACAGCCGCTCCTCAATTACTCAAAACTCCAAGAAGAGACTCAAATGCTGGAAATCCGGGTGCGGGAATTCTTCAGAGGACGTTACGTATTACCTGAGGAGGCGGAACGTGAGCGGGATGAACACGAGGGAGGAAAG GATGCAACATGgtgggctcctcctcttcctcttgtgGATTCATTTTCCCAGCAACAAGTCCGCAGACGGATCGTACTAGAAAAACTGAAGAAAGT TCTCCCGGCTATTTTGATACCTCTGAAGATCACATACAGCGACGTGTCCAAAGAGCTACACGATCTGGTCAAAACTTTCAG aTTTACCAACACGAATATTACTCACACGTTTCCTGAATGGTCGATAATCGCCATTGTCCTGTTATCGGT
- the RPAP2 gene encoding putative RNA polymerase II subunit B1 CTD phosphatase RPAP2 isoform X1 — MVSMAEKRGAGRSRKSPRKSAGTVHFSDDINSEDAAKRRAALENAVRKKIETERRALQIVERLLEERISEEFLMDCARFISPSYYKDIVEERSIVMMCGYPICNKKLENVPKQKYKISTKTNKVYDITERKCFCSNFCYRASKYYEAQIPKTPVWSRDEESPPHIKLLKEGRSGSSGEEVLLTERPIKMSEVEKPKRATERGDANSASSEEEEGEPEQAFVSSLIPEQSHKEAESAGDGGDVTQRETPDMADTERKVEDATERLRGCSLNDNDESSDPQRVRDVRAGSEVAPEVTRRALSKSGAEHLRKLLSRSRNREASGPADVPPVVVKRSMLEILTQTLRDWRSEDTLRYLYGADYVVERNEPPRAQEPDLDEDDLVPDVDDIEENSDAATLNESLPYESNNRESQPLLNYSKLQEETQMLEIRVREFFRGRYVLPEEAERERDEHEGGKDATWWAPPLPLVDSFSQQQVRRRIVLEKLKKVLPAILIPLKITYSDVSKELHDLVKTFRFTNTNITHTFPEWSIIAIVLLSVLLPTMPLHKDSEQNPLYTQFVSKLLEELHFQKEDLECLKRDFASHTLSLSS, encoded by the exons ATGGTCAGCATGGCGGAGAAGAGGGGCGCAGGGAGATCACGCAAGTCCCCTAGAAAGAGCGCAG GTACAGTGCATTTCAGTGACGACATTAACAGTGAAGATGCCGCCAAGAG GAGAGCAGCTCTGGAAAACGCTGTTAGGAAGAAGATTGAGACggagaggagggcgctgcagATCGTGGAGCGGCTCCTGGAGGAGAGGATCAGCGAGGAGTTCCTGATGGACTGT GCCCGATTCATCTCTCCATCGTACTATAAGGACATAGTGGAGGAGCGATCCATCGTAATGATGTGCGGATATCCCATCTGTAACAAGAAGCTGGAAAAC GTACCAAAACAGAAGTATAAGATTTCTACCAAGACTAACAAGGTTTACGACATCACGGAGAGAAAG tgtTTCTGCAGCAATTTCTGTTATCGAGCATCGAAGTATTATGAAGCGCAAATCCCTAAGACGCCGGTGTGGAGCAGAGATGAAGAAAG TCCGCCCCACATCAAGCTTCTCAAGGAAGGAAGAAG CGGCAGTTCCGGAGAGGAAGTCCTATTAACCGAGCGGCCCATAAAAATGTCAGAGGTCGAGAAACCAAAACGGGCGACGGAAAGAGGCGACGCCAACTCTGCAagcagcgaggaggaggagggtgagccGGAGCAGGCCTTTGTGTCCTCTCTTATCCCGGAGCAGAGCCATAAAGAGGCAGAATCGGCAGGGGACGGCGGGGACGTTACCCAGAGGGAGACGCCAGACATGGCCGACACAGAGCGGAAGGTGGAGGACGCAACAGAGAGACTGAGAGGTTGTAGTTTAAATGACAATGACGAGTCATCTGACCCACAAAGAGTTCGGGATGTCCGGGCGGGGTCAGAGGTCGCCCCAGAGGTGACTCGCAGAGCGCTGAGCAAAAGTGGTGCCGAGCATCTCCGGAAACTGCTGAGCCGATCCAGGAACCGTGAGGCGAGCGGCCCGGCGGACGTCCCTCCTGTAGTAGTGAAGAGGAGTATGCTGGAGATCCTGACCCAGACCCTGAGGGACTGGAGGAGCGAGGACACCCTGAGGTATCTCTATGGTGCCGATTATGTGGTGGAGCGGAATGAGCCGCCCCGCGCCCAGGAGCCGGACCTGGATGAGGATGATCTCGTCCCGGACGTTGATGACATTGAGGAGAATTCGGATGCCGCCACCTTGAATGAGTCTTTACCTTATGAGAGTAATAACCGGGAGTCACAGCCGCTCCTCAATTACTCAAAACTCCAAGAAGAGACTCAAATGCTGGAAATCCGGGTGCGGGAATTCTTCAGAGGACGTTACGTATTACCTGAGGAGGCGGAACGTGAGCGGGATGAACACGAGGGAGGAAAG GATGCAACATGgtgggctcctcctcttcctcttgtgGATTCATTTTCCCAGCAACAAGTCCGCAGACGGATCGTACTAGAAAAACTGAAGAAAGT TCTCCCGGCTATTTTGATACCTCTGAAGATCACATACAGCGACGTGTCCAAAGAGCTACACGATCTGGTCAAAACTTTCAG aTTTACCAACACGAATATTACTCACACGTTTCCTGAATGGTCGATAATCGCCATTGTCCTGTTATCGGT